A window of Kribbella sp. NBC_00382 genomic DNA:
GGCACGCGAGATCGCCGAGCAGCCAGCGGCGCTGGCCGCGACGTTCGAGCACGTACTGCCGCTGCGGCACGAGATCACCCGGCTGGCCGCGGGCCGCCGGCACGTGATCTTCGTAGCCCGGGGCTCGTCGGACAACGCCGGCGTGTACGGCCGCTACCTGACCGAGATCCACGCCGGCCGGCAGGCCTCGCTGGCCGCGCCGTCGGTGGCCACCCTGTACGGCGCCAATCTCGACCTGTCGAACTCGCTCGTCGTCGCGGTCAGCCAGTCCGGCGCGACCCAGGAGATCGTCGACACGGCCGAGTGGGCCAAGCGCAACGGCGCCGCGATCGTCGGCATCACCAACGACGGCGACAGCCCGCTGGTCTCGGTGGCCGACGTCGCGCTGATCACCCAGGCGGGCAAGGAGCTGGCCGTCCCGGCGACCAAGACCTACACCACCCAGCTCGCCGCGATCACCGTCGCGGTCGACGCGCTGGCGCAGAAGCCGGGCACGCTGGACGCCGACATCGCCCGCGTACCGGAGGCCGCCGCCAAGATGCTCGAAGGCTCGGTCGACGCCGCCGCCGAGCTGCTCGCCGGCGCCCACGATGTACTGTCCAGCGGCCGCGGCCTGACCTTCGGTACGACGCTCGAGGTCGCCCTCAAGCTCGAGGAGACCTGCCTCCAGCCGGTCCGCGGCCTCTCGTACGCCGACCTGAAGCACGGCCCGA
This region includes:
- a CDS encoding SIS domain-containing protein, with product MAREIAEQPAALAATFEHVLPLRHEITRLAAGRRHVIFVARGSSDNAGVYGRYLTEIHAGRQASLAAPSVATLYGANLDLSNSLVVAVSQSGATQEIVDTAEWAKRNGAAIVGITNDGDSPLVSVADVALITQAGKELAVPATKTYTTQLAAITVAVDALAQKPGTLDADIARVPEAAAKMLEGSVDAAAELLAGAHDVLSSGRGLTFGTTLEVALKLEETCLQPVRGLSYADLKHGPIAVVDSDLVTILVAAGEGPALPGMTELAAIVREKGSKILGIGGDARFASLCDVNLAGPDLPETLAPLALIIPAQRTIEALARKLGLDPDAPRGLRKVTQTD